In the Armatimonadota bacterium genome, AGCCGCGGGGCAGCGTCTGGACGAACTCGCGCGCGGCGAGCTTGGCGGCCTCCATGCGGTTGGGGGGCAGATCCTCGGCCAGCATGCTGCGGCTGACGTCGATCGACAGCACCACCACGCCCTGGCTCGCCGGGACGGGCAGCGGCGCGACCGGGCGCGCGAGCCCGAGCACGGCCGCGGCCAGTGCCAGCAGGAAGAGCCCGGCTGGCGCGTGGCGGCGCCACCGGCTGTGCGCGGCCGCCGCGGCAGCCAGCAGCGCGACGTCGGGTACGAGCACGGTGCGGCGGGCCCGACGTCCCAGCGCCCACAGGTAGCCGAGCACCAGCGCTGGCAGCGCCGCCAGCGTCCAGAGCAGATTGGGCCACTCGAACGTCACGGCAGGCGCCGGAACCACGCCAGCGACAGCCCGCCGCCGGCCAGCATCGTCACCGCCGCGAGCCCCACCAGCAGGAACGACACCTCCATGCGCGTGCGCTCCCAGCCGATGACGCGTCCCAGTTCGCGCGCGATGGCGCGCAGGTCCTCGGCGCGGGCCGAGGCGAAGTGCTTGCCGTCGGTCATCTGGGCGATGCGCTCCAGGCCCGAGGGATCGAACGGCACGAGGACGAGCTGGTTGTCCAGGCGCATGACCGTCCCGCCGCGCGTCCCCAGCGCGATGGTGTAGATGCGGACCTTGCCCTCACGGGCGAGTTGCGCCGCCTCGAAGGGGTTGGGCCCGAAGTTGTTCACCCCGTCGGAGAACATCACGATCGCCGCCGGCGCGAGCTCGTCGAGCGAGGGCGCGGGGCCCGTCGGGGGCGGCAGGGGCGGCCGGGGGCTGCCCGGCTGCAGCAGGCGCTCAAGGCGCTCGCCGAGCACCTGCGCGCGACCGGGGAGTACGCGCAACGCTTCGAGGATGCCACCGCCGACCGAGGTGGCCGACTGGAGCTGGATGCGCTCGAGCGCCTCAACCAGCGCCTGGCGGTCGGTCGTGGGCGGGAGCAGCACCTGTCCGTACTCGCTGAAGACCACCAGGCCGATCTTGGTCGAGCGCGGCACCAGGGCCGCGAACTCCCGGGCCGCCTGCCGGGCGGCGTCGAGGCGCGAGGGAGGGACGTCGGTGGCGACCATGCTCCGGCTGGTGTCGATGGCCAGCATCACCGCGGCGCGGTTGACCGGCAGGGGGATCGCGGCCACGGGCCGGGCCAGCGCTACCGCCAGCAGGGCGATGGCGACCAGGTAGCAGCCCAGGGGCAGGGCGCGTTGCCAGCGCGGGGGACGCACGACCAGGCGGTCGAACAGCCGCGGGTCGGCGAACTGAGCGGCGACACGCTGCTGGCGCCGGGCCAGCCACCGCTGCCCTGCCAGCAGCAGCGGCACCAGGCCCAGGGCCCACAGCATCACCGGCCAGGTGAACTCCATTGGCGCCTCCGCCGCCGGACGAACCGCACCAGCGGCTCGACCAGCGACTCTGCCGTCGACAGGTCCAGCACGTCGGCCCGCGCCTGCCGGAACGCTGCCGCAATCCGCGCGCGGCGCTCGGCCACCAGGCGGTCGAACGCGGCCCGCACGCGCCGGTCGGAGGTGTCGATCCAGCAGTGCTCGCCCGTCTCGGGGTCGCGCACCGGGAGCACGCCCACGTCGGGCAAGGCCTCTTCGGCCGGGTCGCGGATCCACACGGCGATGACGTCGTGCCGCCGGCCCAGGTCGCGCAGCGCGCGCGCCCACCCCTCGGGCGCCAGGAAGTCGGACACCACGAAGACCAGGTGACGACGGCGCAGCATGCTGGCCGCCAGCCGCAGGGCGCCGGCCAGGTCGGTGAGGCCGCCGGTGCCCTCACCCGCCCGATCCAGCAGGTGCAGGATGCGCAGCGCGTGCCGGCGGCCGGTGCGCGGCGGCACCACCGGGAGGTGGCGCCCCGGGAACGCGATGGCGCCCACCTTGTCGCCGTGCCGCGTGATGATGTACGCGGCCACGCCGGCGAACTCCACCGCCAGCTCGCGCTTCAGACACCGGCGGGTGCCGAACGCCATGGACGGCGACAGGTCCACCAGCAGCCACGCGGTGATCTCGCGCTCCTCGAGGTACTGGCGGACGAACAGCCGGTTCATCCGGGCGGTGACGTTCCAGTCGATGCGGCGAATCTCGTCGCCGGGCTGGTACTCGCGGACCTCGGCCAGGTCGAGGCTGGGGCCGTAGAACACGCCGCGGTAGTCGCCGAACAGGAACCCGTCCAGCCGCCGGACGACCGTGAACTCCAGGCGTCGCAGCAGGCGCTCTGGGGCTTCGCGCGGCGTGGCCGCGACGGTAGCCTCTGGTGGCGTGCCGGCGCCCCTCATACCAGGACCTGCGACGCCCCGGGCATGGCGGCCGCCCCGCTCAGGCGTCCGCGGGCAGCGGGGCCACCGCGCGCTCCCGCTCGTAGGGATCGCCCAGGGCCACCCGCGGCGGCTGCACCACGCCGATCACCTGCTCGACGATGCTGTCGGCGGTCACCTCGTCGGCGAGTGCCTCGTACGAGAGCACCAGGCGGTGGCGCAGGACGTCGGGGGCCAGGTCGCGCACGTCTTCGGGCATGACGTACTCGCGGCCCCGCAGCAACGCCAGCGCCCGCGCCCCCAGCACCATGTTGAGCGAGGCCCGCGGGCTCGCGCCGTAGGCCACGTACTTGCGCAGCGTCTGGAGGCCGAACTCCTCCGGGCGGCGCGTCGCCGTCGCCAGCGTCACCGCGTACTCGCGCACCTTGGGGTCGACGTACACGGCGTCGGCCACCGCCTGCAGCCCGTGGAGGTCGCCGGCGCTGATCACCGGCGTGACGTCGGCCAGCGGCCCGCTCATCCGCTCGACGATCGTCACTTCCTCATGGTAGGACGGGTACCCGATGACCACCTTGAACATGAACCGGTCGACCTGCGCCTCGGGCAGCGGGTAGGTCCCTTCGCTCTCGATGGGGTTCTGGGTGGCCATGACGAGAAACGGATCGGGCAGCGGGAAGGTCTGCTTGCCGATGGTCACCTGCCGTTCCTGCATGGCCTCCAGCAGGGCCGACTGCACCTTGGCCGGCGCCCGGTTGATCTCGTCGGCCAGCACGAAGTTGGCGAACAGCGGCCCCAGTTCGGTCTCGAACGTGCCGGTGTGCTGGTTGTAGAGCCGGGTCCCGACCAGGTCGGCAGGCACCAGGTCGGGCGTGAACTGGATGCGCTTGAACTGGCAGTCGATGGCGCGGGCCGTCGTCTTGATGGCCAGGGTCTTGGCCAGGCCGGGCACACCCTCGATGAGCACGTGCCCGCGCGCCAGCAGGGCCACCAGGATGCGCTCGAGCATGATGTCCTGCCCGACGATGATCTGCTTGACCTCGCGGAGCACCTTGCGCATCGTCGCGGAGGCCTGCTGGAACGTCTCGAGGGGGAGGGTCGCGGGCGTGGTCACGGGTCACCTCTCGTGGTGGACAACGACGCCGCAGCCGAACCTATGCCCCGCGGCGCCGCCATGCACGGCCAGGTTTTGGTTTCACGTTAGCACCGGCCCTGCAGGGGGTCAAGGCGAGGGGCGGAACGTGCGGCGCACAGCGGGCGCAGCGCACGGGCGCAGCGCGCTTGCGGGCGCGCGCGGCGGGGCCGCCGGTCGCGGCGCCGCCCGCTGGCGCGACGCGCAGGCGCCGGTCGTTACCGGGGCGCGCGTGGGGGCGCCCCGGCGGTGACCCGCGGGACCTCGCCGCGCGCACCGGCCTCGGCCAGGGCCGCGAACACCTGCGCGCTCACGTGGATACCGTCGAAGAAGCGCTCCAGGCTCAGGTTCTCGTTGGGCCCGTGGTTGTTCTCGTCGGCGTTGGCGTAGGGCACCGTCAGGTGCGGCACGCCCAGCACGTCGGGCCAGACCGCGTTGGGCAGGCTGCCCCCGCTGGAGAGCACGATCCGAGGGCTGACCCCGCGCCACGCAGCCACCGCTCGGGCGACCACGCCGACCGCCGGGTGGTCGGGCGGGGTGCGCGTCGGCTCCATGGCGCCGAAGCCGCGAGGCAGGACCTGCACCCGGGGGTCGACCCGTGCGACGTGCGCTTTGACCTTCTCGAAGATGTCGGCGGTGCGCTGGTCCACGACCAGCCGGATGTCCACGCGGCACTCGGCCCGCGAGGGGATGATCGTCTTGGCGCCGGGGCCCACGTACCCGCTGGCGAACCCGCTGAGGTTGAAGTAGGGCTCGAGCATGATGCGCCGCCAGTACGTCGGCCCGTCCATGGGCAGGTCGGGCAGGCCCATGGTGGCGGCGAAGGCCTTCGAGTCGAAGTCCATGGCGGCCAGCAGCTGCTCCTCGACGGGCCCGATGGGGCGCACGTCGTCGTAGAAGCCGTCGATCGTCACCCGCCCCGTGGGGTCGACCATGCTGGCCAGCACGTGTACCAGCATCCAGATGGGGTTGGGCGCGACCCCGCCCTTGTTGCCCGAGTGGTTGTCGCGGTCGGCGCCCTGGGCGACCAGGGTGAGGCCCACGATGCCGCGGTTGCCCAGGGAGAGCACCGGTGCGCCCGACGGGTGCAGCCCGCCGTCGGAGATGTAGACGAGGTCGGCCGCGAGCCGCTCGCGGTGGGCCCGCACGAACGCGGCCAGCCCGGGTGAGCCCGACTCCTCCTCGCCCTCGAAAATGAACTTCACCTGCAGGGGCAGCCCGCCCGCTGCGGCCAGCCATGCCCGCGCGGCCAGTACGTGGGCGATGAGCTGGCCTTTGTTGTCGCCGGTGCCGCGCCCGTAGAGGCGGCCGTCGCGCACGGTGGGTTCGAACGGCGGGCTCGCCCAGGCCTCCAGCGGATCGGGCGGCTGCACGTCGTAGTGCCCGTAGCACAGCAACGTGAACGGGCCGGGGGCACCCGCCTCGCCCACCACCACAGGCTGGGTCGGGGTGTCGATCACCTCGGCGGCCACGCCCAGGTCGTGCATGATCCCGGCCAGCAGCCGGGCGCACTCCTTCACGCCGTGATCGTGGGCGCTGATGCTGGGTTGCCGCACGAGGGTCTTGAGGATCTCCAGGGCCTCGTCGCGGTGCGCGTCGATGTAGCGGTGCACGGCGTCGATGCTCACGGTTTCCTCCCGGTGGCGGGTTTGCGGGCACGACCGACCGCGCCCCGCGGGATGTGTGCGCACATACAGACGCCCGCATCTGTCGATTCCACGCCCGCGCGGGGCCGTCGGCGTGGGGTATCGAGTAGCGCCCCGTCTAGCAGACAATTCCACGCCAGCGCGGGGCCGTCCTCCGCATCCGCGCGTTCCTGGCAGCCATTTCGCGACGCGGGCGCTTATCGCCGCGCGCCGGGCCAGCCCTGTCGATCGCAGTACCGCTCGTGACATGAACCGACGGCATGCAGGTTCCCGTCCCAACCGCCAGCGGGTGCTGTCGGTCGCAGTACCACCCGCAATGCAACCGTACGTCGTCAGGGTGATCGTCGTCCTGGGACATGCGGTCCGTGCGCGGCAGCGCCGGCCCGCGATAGGACCGCACCGTCTGCGCTGCGAACTTCACGGCTCATGTACCACGTCGTCGTGTTCCTGCACATCCTGGCCGCCGTCGTGTGGGTCGGCGGCACCGTGTTCCTCTCACTGGTCCTGGTGCCGGTGGCGCGTCGCCTGCCGCCAGCGGAGCGGGCATCGTTGATCACTCAGGTCGGCGTCCGGTTCCGCACCGTGGGCTGGATCGCCCTCGCGGTGCTGGTGCTCACCGGCCTGGCGAACGCGGCGTTCCGAGGGGTCACCTGGGAGAGCGTGGTCACCGGGCGCGTGCTGGCGAGTACCTGGGGCCAGACGCTGGGCCTGAAGGTCGCCCTGGTCGCCGTGATCCTCGGCCTGAGCGCCCTGCACGACTTCGTGGTCGGTCCTGCCGCCAGCCGCGTGGCGACAGGCCAGGCCACCCCCGAGGCGCTGCGCCGGCGTCGCCAGGCGGCCTGGCTGGGACGCATCAACCTGGTGCTCGCGCTGGTCGTGCTGCTGCTGGCGGTGTTCCTGGTGCGGGGGATTCCCTAAGCCCCGCACGCGGCGCCGCCGCCGTCGATGCGCTCTGCCTGCGCAGGCTCGGTACGCCTGCCCGCAGGCCGCAGAGTCCGTGGCGCCGGCTGGGTTGCCCGCAATCGCCAGTAGGAGCACCGGGAACAGGGGCCGGGCACGGACCCCAAGAATCACCACCCGGGACAACCATGAGGATGACCATCACGCCAGAGCAACACCAGCACCTCGCCCGGATCGCCGCCCAGCACCGCCTGCGCATGGTGGTGGCCTTCGGCTCTGCCGTCACTGGCAAGGTCCATGCGACGAGCGATCTGGACCTGGCGGTCCTGCCCGAGGAGTCGGCCGACCTGGCGCTGCAGGACCTCGCTGCGCTCCTGGACGCCCTCGACCGGGCCTTCGCGCCCCTCAAAGTCGACCTGGTGGTCCTGCCGCGCGCAGACCCGCTGCTCCTGAAGAAGATCTTCGAGACGGGAGTCCTCCTGCACGGCGACGAGCGGGACTTCCGCTGGTACCGCGTCTACGCCCACCGGCGGTTTAGCGAGTACCAGCCCTACTTCCGCCTGGAGGCCCAGGCCACACGTGCCCTAGTGCGCCGGATGCGCCATGCCCGTTGACCGGGAGGTCGTGCAACGGAAGATCACGCTGATCGCCGAGGACCTCGTGCGCCTTCGCCCGCTCGCGCGCCTGGCCCGCGACGACTACCTCGCGCGGGTGGAGGCGCAGCTGGCGACGGAGCGCCTCCTCGAGCGCATGATCGGACGCATGCTCGACGTCAACTACCATCTCTCTATTGAAGTCTTGGGCCTGGCTCCCCGAGACTTCCACGATTCCTTCCTGAAGATGGCAGAACTGGGGGTCCTGCCCCCGGAGTTTGCGCGGCGTATCGCTGCGGCTGCAGGGCTGCGCAACCGTCTGGCGCACGAATACAACGCCCTCGATCCCAACAAAGTGCACCAGGCGGCGGAGGCTCTTGACGACATCCCACGCTACCTGGAGTCCGTCCAGCAGTTCCTAAACCGGGAAGCCTGAACGGGTAGCCGAGCCGACGCGTCCTGCCATTGACTGGTCGGGGCGGGCGGATTCGAACCGCCGACCTTCTGCTCCCAAAGCAGACGCGCTCACCAGGCTGCGCTACGCCCCGCATCCCGCATCGTATCAGCGCCCCGCGCGCAGGGTCAACACGCGCGCGGTCCGCCGCACTGGTGAGCGGCGCGGGCCGGGAGTCACGCTACGCAGTATCCCGGCCAGGGCGACGCCGACTCCCAGCGGTCTACTACCGCCGCTGCCGACCGGCGGCCACGCGGCGCAATATCTCGGCCAGGGCGACGGCGTTGTTGTGGCGGATGTCCTTCGCGGCGAAGAGCAGCGTGACGGTCTGGCGGCGCGCCTGGGCCGCCAGAGCGCGCACCTGTTCCCAGCGGCCTGCGGCCACCAGCTCCTCCCGGTACCGGCGCCGGAAC is a window encoding:
- a CDS encoding VWA domain-containing protein, coding for MEFTWPVMLWALGLVPLLLAGQRWLARRQQRVAAQFADPRLFDRLVVRPPRWQRALPLGCYLVAIALLAVALARPVAAIPLPVNRAAVMLAIDTSRSMVATDVPPSRLDAARQAAREFAALVPRSTKIGLVVFSEYGQVLLPPTTDRQALVEALERIQLQSATSVGGGILEALRVLPGRAQVLGERLERLLQPGSPRPPLPPPTGPAPSLDELAPAAIVMFSDGVNNFGPNPFEAAQLAREGKVRIYTIALGTRGGTVMRLDNQLVLVPFDPSGLERIAQMTDGKHFASARAEDLRAIARELGRVIGWERTRMEVSFLLVGLAAVTMLAGGGLSLAWFRRLP
- a CDS encoding DUF58 domain-containing protein, which codes for MRGAGTPPEATVAATPREAPERLLRRLEFTVVRRLDGFLFGDYRGVFYGPSLDLAEVREYQPGDEIRRIDWNVTARMNRLFVRQYLEEREITAWLLVDLSPSMAFGTRRCLKRELAVEFAGVAAYIITRHGDKVGAIAFPGRHLPVVPPRTGRRHALRILHLLDRAGEGTGGLTDLAGALRLAASMLRRRHLVFVVSDFLAPEGWARALRDLGRRHDVIAVWIRDPAEEALPDVGVLPVRDPETGEHCWIDTSDRRVRAAFDRLVAERRARIAAAFRQARADVLDLSTAESLVEPLVRFVRRRRRQWSSPGR
- a CDS encoding AAA family ATPase, translating into MRKVLREVKQIIVGQDIMLERILVALLARGHVLIEGVPGLAKTLAIKTTARAIDCQFKRIQFTPDLVPADLVGTRLYNQHTGTFETELGPLFANFVLADEINRAPAKVQSALLEAMQERQVTIGKQTFPLPDPFLVMATQNPIESEGTYPLPEAQVDRFMFKVVIGYPSYHEEVTIVERMSGPLADVTPVISAGDLHGLQAVADAVYVDPKVREYAVTLATATRRPEEFGLQTLRKYVAYGASPRASLNMVLGARALALLRGREYVMPEDVRDLAPDVLRHRLVLSYEALADEVTADSIVEQVIGVVQPPRVALGDPYERERAVAPLPADA
- a CDS encoding M20/M25/M40 family metallo-hydrolase, encoding MSIDAVHRYIDAHRDEALEILKTLVRQPSISAHDHGVKECARLLAGIMHDLGVAAEVIDTPTQPVVVGEAGAPGPFTLLCYGHYDVQPPDPLEAWASPPFEPTVRDGRLYGRGTGDNKGQLIAHVLAARAWLAAAGGLPLQVKFIFEGEEESGSPGLAAFVRAHRERLAADLVYISDGGLHPSGAPVLSLGNRGIVGLTLVAQGADRDNHSGNKGGVAPNPIWMLVHVLASMVDPTGRVTIDGFYDDVRPIGPVEEQLLAAMDFDSKAFAATMGLPDLPMDGPTYWRRIMLEPYFNLSGFASGYVGPGAKTIIPSRAECRVDIRLVVDQRTADIFEKVKAHVARVDPRVQVLPRGFGAMEPTRTPPDHPAVGVVARAVAAWRGVSPRIVLSSGGSLPNAVWPDVLGVPHLTVPYANADENNHGPNENLSLERFFDGIHVSAQVFAALAEAGARGEVPRVTAGAPPRAPR
- a CDS encoding DUF4149 domain-containing protein, with protein sequence MYHVVVFLHILAAVVWVGGTVFLSLVLVPVARRLPPAERASLITQVGVRFRTVGWIALAVLVLTGLANAAFRGVTWESVVTGRVLASTWGQTLGLKVALVAVILGLSALHDFVVGPAASRVATGQATPEALRRRRQAAWLGRINLVLALVVLLLAVFLVRGIP
- a CDS encoding nucleotidyltransferase domain-containing protein, which gives rise to MTITPEQHQHLARIAAQHRLRMVVAFGSAVTGKVHATSDLDLAVLPEESADLALQDLAALLDALDRAFAPLKVDLVVLPRADPLLLKKIFETGVLLHGDERDFRWYRVYAHRRFSEYQPYFRLEAQATRALVRRMRHAR
- a CDS encoding DUF86 domain-containing protein — encoded protein: MPVDREVVQRKITLIAEDLVRLRPLARLARDDYLARVEAQLATERLLERMIGRMLDVNYHLSIEVLGLAPRDFHDSFLKMAELGVLPPEFARRIAAAAGLRNRLAHEYNALDPNKVHQAAEALDDIPRYLESVQQFLNREA
- a CDS encoding DUF488 family protein, translated to MIRVRRVYDPPEPADGVRVLVDRLWPRGLSKARARIDHWYRDLAPSDALRRWFGHDPARWDEFRRRYREELVAAGRWEQVRALAAQARRQTVTLLFAAKDIRHNNAVALAEILRRVAAGRQRR